The Bradyrhizobium oligotrophicum S58 genome contains the following window.
CCCGAAGGGGTTCTTCCAGAGTCTGCCGAATTGTTCGGCGCGGGTTGAGCGAAGAATATGGATCCTGAAAGACGATCTGCATCCGGCGCCGCAACGCACGCAAGGCGGCACCCTTTGCGGCCAGGACATCGATGCCGTCGAATGAGATTGATCCGCTATCGGGCTCGATGAGCCGAAGGATGGCACGCGCGACCGTTGACTTGCCACAGCCGGACTCGCCCACGAGGCCAAGGGAAGTCCCCTTTGGAACGCGGAAAGACACATCATCGACCGCCCGGACGCTTCTGGCGCCCGAACGTCCGTTTCTCACGAATGTCTTCGAAAGATTGCGTACGACAAAGTCGCCGCTTCCCAGGGACGTCGTCATCAATGCACTCCTCCGACCGGCCTGACGGGACAGCGCACCAGATGTCCGGGATCACCTGATGATACGAGCTCGGGGTGCAGTTCGGTACAGCTGCGGTCCTTGAAGGGACAGCGGGGCGCATAGGCGCAGCCTGTTGGAACAGCGGACAAGCCGGGAACGCTGCCGGGGATTGGCTCCAGGCTCTCGTTGCCCCGGTCAGCTCGCGGCATGGCGCGCAGCAGCGCCGCCGTATAAGGATGCATGGGCTTTGCGAACAGCGCGTCGACAGCCGCAAGCTCTACAATCTCGCCCGCATACATCACGGCAACACGGTCGGCGATCTGCGCAACCACGCCAAGATTATGCGTGATGAACAGCATCGACATTCCGTAGGCCTGTTTGAGCTCTTCGAGTTGGGTCAGCACCTGCGCCTGGATCGTCACATCGAGTGCCGTCGTCGGCTCATCGGCCAGAAGAACCCTCGGATGGCAGGCGAGTGCCATGGCAATCATGACGCGTTGGCGCATCCCTCCCGAAAATTGATGCGGATACTCATCCAGCCGGCTCTTCGGCGACGGAATCTTGACCTCTGTCAAGAGCCGAAGCGCCTCAGCCTTGGCCTTCATACGCGATCCTCCACGATGAATGAGGATCGCCTCCGCGATCTGGTCTCCCACCGTCATGGTCGGATTGAGGCTCGTCATCGGCTCCTGGAAGATCATCGCAATCGAATTTCCCCGGATGGAGCTCATGTCCCGTTCGGACAATGTCACCAGATCCTGGCCCTCGAACAGCACCTCTCCGCCCTGGATGCGAGCACCGGCACGTGGAAGCAATCGTAGGATAGACAGGGCCGTGACGCTCTTGCCACTGCCCGACTCGCCCACGACCGCGAGCGTCTCATTGGGCATCAGTGAGACCGAGACGTTCCGGACGGCCGGATACCAGCGGCCGCCGATTCGGAATTCGGTCTGTAGATTGCGCAGGTCGAGAGCTGGCCTGGGAAACGACGTCATGCCTGCTATTCTCCCCGCAGCTTTGGATCGATTGCATCTCGCAGAGCGTCTCCCAGGAGATTGAGGGCGAGCACGGTCAACAAGATCGCAAGGCTCGGGAAGACCGCGAGCCACCAGGAGTCAAGGATGTTGTCGAACCCTTCGCGGATCATGCTCCCCCAGGTCGGTGTCGGTGGCGGAACTCCTAGCCCGATAAAGCTCAGGGATGCTTCCGTGCGAATCGCGGACGCCATCCACAACGAGCTCATCACCACCACATCCGAGATGAGGTTGGGGAGAATATGAACCCCCATGATCCGGACGGGTCCGAACCCAAGCGCTCGACCGGCGATCACGAAGTCCTGCTGCTTCAAAGCAATCGTTGGCGCACGGGCAACTCGCGCAAACGGTGCGATCTCCGTGATTGCTATTGCAATGATCAGGTTCTGAAGGCTGGCGCCGAGCATCGCTGCAATCATCAGGCCGAGCAGGAGAGCTGGAAACGAGAGCATCACATCGAGCACGCCCATCACGACCTGATCCAGCGCTCCTCCGACATAACCCGCAACGATTCCGATCGTACAGCCGATCGTCATCGCAATCAGGATGGCGACAAAACCGACCATGAGAGAGATGCGGGCGCCATAGATCAGACGGGACAGGACATCTCGACCATAATTGTCCGTTCCGAACAGGAACTCCGCTGACGGCGGCTCGAGCCTGGCAACAATATTCTGCTCCAGCGGGTCATGAGGCGCGATCAGCGGCGCGAGCACCGCCACCATGATGATGACCGCAAGGAGCAGCGCACCTAGCCAGAACAGGGGATTTCTGGAGAAGGCCACCCACAATCGACTGGGCTGCGCCACTGCAACCGATGCAACCTCGATCGTCATTTGTACTTCACCCGCGGATCGATAAGCCCATAGGTAATGTCCGTCAGCGTATTCACGACGATGACGCAGATGGCAAAGATGATCATCAGCCCCTCAAGCAGCGTATAGTCGCGAGAGTTGAGTGCCCCGAAGATCAGCTTGCCGAGGCCCGGCCGGTTGAAGATGATCTCCGTCAGCACCGAATTTCCGATCAACGTACCGAAGTAGAGGCCAACAACGGTCACCACCGGAATGAGGCCATTGCGCAGAGCGTGTCGCATGACCAGCCGCGTGGGAGTTACCCCCTTCGCGCGCGCTGTGCGGATGTAATCCTCGCCAAGAACTCCCAGCATGGATGACCGCGTGACACGCACGACATAGGCCATCAGGATCAAGCCGAGATTCAGCGCAGGCAAGGCAAGGCTTCGCAACCGTTCGAACGGATCGGTGCTGTCGGACGTGAGAACCGGGAACCACCCCAGATGGATTGCGAATACGATGAGCAAAAGGATGCCTGACACAAACGCTGGGAACGAGAGTCCGACCAACGAGACCAGCCGCGAAACGTAGTCGATCCAGCTGTTGCGGCCGAGCGCCGCGAGAATTCCAAGCGGCAGACCCAGGACGATTCCAATCACGATGGCCGCCAAGGTAAGTTGGATCGTGGAGGGCAACACCAGCAGGACCTCCTGAACGACCGTCCGGCCGCTGCTCAGCGATTGCCCGAGATTTCCGGTAAGCACCTCTCCGAGGAAGTGAAGGTATTGGACCAGGATCGGCTGATCGAGCCCGAGCCGGGCTCGCATCGCCCGAAGCGAGGCTTCGGTTGCCTGGTCGCCGAGGATGACGGATGCCGCATCACCTGGAACGAGACGCACCAGCACGAAGATTGCTGTCAGCATCACCAGCAAGGTGGGGATCGCCAGGAGCAGCCGTTTAAAGGTAAAGCTGATCATTCGATTACCCGGCACATTCGCGAACAGAAGCCGGGATGTCCGAGCTGAACGTTTCTCTGCGGACAAGCACAGTGCCTCACAACACCTCCTCCTTTTGATCGAGTGTGGCCAGTTCTCCAAGGGTCACGGGCTTGAGCGGAGGCCTGACGCGATAAAAGCCGATCTCCCTTGCAGGACAATTCTGGATCTCCGCGAGGATGCGGGTGACGGTATAACCGCATTGCCGCCCCTGGCACGGGCCCATTCCTGCACGCGTGAAGGCCTTGATCTGGTTCGGGCCGGAGCCGCCGATCTGCGCCATCGCACGGACCTCTCCTGCGGTGACCTCCTCGCAGCGACATATGACGGTCTCATCGGACGGACTGAAAATCCTGCCGCGGGGCCTGAACATGGTGTCAAGAAAGGGCCGCAACGCAAGTTCGCGAGCCAGGCTCTTTTGAACGCGCAATGCGTCCTTGATCACGATCTGCTCGTCCACATAGCCGAGCTTGACTGCCAGCCTTTGTGCTGCGAGCGCCCCACGAAATTGCGCGGCCTTCGCACCAGCAATGCCCGCGCCGTCCCCGGCAATGAAGACGCCGGCTTTGGTTGTTTCACCCCATTGATCGAGAACCGGCACGTAGCAATCCTGCTCGTCACGCCATTCGACCGCGCAGCCCAACCCCAGCGGCGCGTGAACATTCGGCACGACGCCCTCATGCACAAACAGATTATCCGCGGAAACGGTCTTCTCCCGTCCGTCGGCCGTTCGATAGCTGATGGATTCGATCCGGTCCGATCCGTGCGCCTGCAGGTCAATGACATGACGGATGACGGGCACGCGCCGGTATCGAAGAGCGGCCATCCACGCAAGCCCCTTGAGGAGCGCCCCACTGGCACGCAGGGCATTCGGCAGATGCCGGAGCGCCGCCCAATGACTCCCGGCCGGTGTCGTGTCCAGATAGCCGGCGATCTGACCTCCGGCGTTGAGCAACTGAACGAGATAGAGAAGCGGCAACGGGCCGCAACCAGCGACCCAGACTGGCTTGGAGGGGATCTGCCCGGCGGCCTTCAAGAGGACCTGAGCGGCACCCACCGTGAGGACTCCCGGGAGTGTCCAGCCTGGGAAGGGAGCAGGCCTTTCCTGGGCGCCGGTTGCAAGGATGATGGCACGCGCCTCGATCGTCCGGGCTTTGCCATCATGGGTCACGAAGGCACGAAAGCCGGGTTCGATCTGCCAAAGCTGTGTACGGGGCTCGTACCGCGCTCCGCTGGCGCGGAATGCGTCGGTCGTCGCCTTTCCGTCCTGATAAGTCCGTCCAAGGATGGCCCCCCTTGGTGTCGCGGCTTGAGTTTCGACCGAGCGCCAGATCTGCCCGCCAGGCGAAGTCTGATCGTCCACAACCAGAACGTCAATTCCATAGCGGCGAGCCGTGATGGCCGCTGTCATGCCTGCAGGGCCAGCCCCTACGATGAGAACATCGGTGGTGCTCATGAGGGCAAGCACCGCTTGCGCTGCTGGCGCTCAACCTTCATCCCCTCCTGCACCGGAGTCATGCAGGTCTGAACCGAGGCAACTCCATCCACCTGAGCGAGACAGTCGAAGCAGACGCCGATCATGCAATAAGGAGCTCGCCTGCTCCCCTTCACCGGCGTGGGACGCGACCAGACGACAGCCTGCCGGAGCAGGACAGCTGCCAGGCTTTCGCCCGGCTCCGCCGCGACAGGCTTGCCTTCGACATAGATCGTCACGGCCTCAGCGGACTCATGCAGCTTTCGGAACATCAAAACGACTCTGGTGAAAGATATCGAGCGAACCCGGCAATTGCCCGGCCAAGATCGCATCGGCCAGAACGGTGGAATGCAGAGCCGCGAGCGTGACGCCTGAATGGCACAACGCCACGAAGGCTCCCCGATGCTTCTGCGACTGAGCGTAGACGGGGCACCCATCAGGAGTCATGATGCGCAACCCGGCCCACTGCCGGACCAGTTTCGCCTCGGCAAGCCCCGGCACGATGCGAAGCGTCCGCCGGCTGAGATCTGCCGCCGCGGTCGCGGTCGCCGAGCTGTCAAAGCCGGTCTCCTCATGGGTTGCCCCGATCATGACCGTACCTTCCCGGGTTTGACGCAAGCCACTCGTCGGGAGAGGCAGAAATGGTTCAAGGCGCTCGGTCACCAGGATCTGCCCTCGCTGAGGCCGCAGCGGGATTTCAAGACCCACTTGCCGCGCGAGCGCCTGAGAGCCGAGACCCGCGGCGATGAGCACGCGCGGCGCACTGACGATCTCGTTTCCGAACGCCACGGTAAAGCCCGCCTCGCTGGGCGCGATCTGCCGCACCGCAGCGTTTCGACGCAGATCTCCGCCCAGACGCAGAATTCCGGCATGAAGAGCCGCAAGGAGCTGAAGCGGATTGGCATGCCCGTCCCGCTGGCCGAAGCTGGCGCCGGTCACGTCAGGTCCCAATCGAACGTTCGGAAGCAGCCTCGTCAGTTCAGAGCGATCGAGCATCCGCCAATCCGCCTCCGCTCCGCCGAGCTGATTGTGCAACCGCTGAAGATCCGAGCGGCGCTTCTCGAACGCGTCGTCTCCGAGGCAGAACGCCAAACCGCCATTCTGCTCGTATTGAAGATCCAAGCCGGCCAAATCAGTGAGTTCCGATGCAAAGTCGGACCACATGTCGACGCTACGGCGTGACAGCTGCTGATAGGCCGGCATGTTCTGGCCTTTGCCCTGCAGCCAAACAAGGCCGAAATTAGCCCGTGCCGCGCGATGGTCGCGATCGTCACCGTCGAGCACGAGCACCCGGCATTGTCTCCGCGCAAGCCCATAAGCAATCGAAGCACCGACCGTGCCAGCACCGATAACTATTATCTCAGGATGCATCAGATTTCCTCTTGCCCAATATGACGACAAAAAGGGATATTTGGTCAAAGTCGAAAATCTCTGGCTGTATTCTTCAGGGTTATGGGATGGCTCGTCAGATCAACCTGAGACAGGTTGAGGCGTTCAAGGCGGTGATCGAGAGCGGCTCGATCAGCCGAGCCGCTTTGATTCTCAACATCTCCCAGCCCGCGATGAGCAAACTGATCGCTCATCTCGAAGAGGATACCGGACTCAGCCTGTTCGATCGCGTCAAAGGCCGCCTTGCTCCGACAGAGCGCGGCATGCGGCTTTACAAGGAGATTGATCGTATCTTCTCGGGTGTGCGCCAGGTGGAGAATGCCGTCGAGGCCATCCGCCGCGAAGAGCAG
Protein-coding sequences here:
- a CDS encoding ABC transporter ATP-binding protein; translation: MTSFPRPALDLRNLQTEFRIGGRWYPAVRNVSVSLMPNETLAVVGESGSGKSVTALSILRLLPRAGARIQGGEVLFEGQDLVTLSERDMSSIRGNSIAMIFQEPMTSLNPTMTVGDQIAEAILIHRGGSRMKAKAEALRLLTEVKIPSPKSRLDEYPHQFSGGMRQRVMIAMALACHPRVLLADEPTTALDVTIQAQVLTQLEELKQAYGMSMLFITHNLGVVAQIADRVAVMYAGEIVELAAVDALFAKPMHPYTAALLRAMPRADRGNESLEPIPGSVPGLSAVPTGCAYAPRCPFKDRSCTELHPELVSSGDPGHLVRCPVRPVGGVH
- a CDS encoding ABC transporter permease, producing MTIEVASVAVAQPSRLWVAFSRNPLFWLGALLLAVIIMVAVLAPLIAPHDPLEQNIVARLEPPSAEFLFGTDNYGRDVLSRLIYGARISLMVGFVAILIAMTIGCTIGIVAGYVGGALDQVVMGVLDVMLSFPALLLGLMIAAMLGASLQNLIIAIAITEIAPFARVARAPTIALKQQDFVIAGRALGFGPVRIMGVHILPNLISDVVVMSSLWMASAIRTEASLSFIGLGVPPPTPTWGSMIREGFDNILDSWWLAVFPSLAILLTVLALNLLGDALRDAIDPKLRGE
- a CDS encoding ABC transporter permease, yielding MISFTFKRLLLAIPTLLVMLTAIFVLVRLVPGDAASVILGDQATEASLRAMRARLGLDQPILVQYLHFLGEVLTGNLGQSLSSGRTVVQEVLLVLPSTIQLTLAAIVIGIVLGLPLGILAALGRNSWIDYVSRLVSLVGLSFPAFVSGILLLIVFAIHLGWFPVLTSDSTDPFERLRSLALPALNLGLILMAYVVRVTRSSMLGVLGEDYIRTARAKGVTPTRLVMRHALRNGLIPVVTVVGLYFGTLIGNSVLTEIIFNRPGLGKLIFGALNSRDYTLLEGLMIIFAICVIVVNTLTDITYGLIDPRVKYK
- a CDS encoding FAD-dependent oxidoreductase; the protein is MSTTDVLIVGAGPAGMTAAITARRYGIDVLVVDDQTSPGGQIWRSVETQAATPRGAILGRTYQDGKATTDAFRASGARYEPRTQLWQIEPGFRAFVTHDGKARTIEARAIILATGAQERPAPFPGWTLPGVLTVGAAQVLLKAAGQIPSKPVWVAGCGPLPLLYLVQLLNAGGQIAGYLDTTPAGSHWAALRHLPNALRASGALLKGLAWMAALRYRRVPVIRHVIDLQAHGSDRIESISYRTADGREKTVSADNLFVHEGVVPNVHAPLGLGCAVEWRDEQDCYVPVLDQWGETTKAGVFIAGDGAGIAGAKAAQFRGALAAQRLAVKLGYVDEQIVIKDALRVQKSLARELALRPFLDTMFRPRGRIFSPSDETVICRCEEVTAGEVRAMAQIGGSGPNQIKAFTRAGMGPCQGRQCGYTVTRILAEIQNCPAREIGFYRVRPPLKPVTLGELATLDQKEEVL
- a CDS encoding (2Fe-2S)-binding protein, which encodes MFRKLHESAEAVTIYVEGKPVAAEPGESLAAVLLRQAVVWSRPTPVKGSRRAPYCMIGVCFDCLAQVDGVASVQTCMTPVQEGMKVERQQRKRCLPS
- a CDS encoding NAD(P)/FAD-dependent oxidoreductase, coding for MHPEIIVIGAGTVGASIAYGLARRQCRVLVLDGDDRDHRAARANFGLVWLQGKGQNMPAYQQLSRRSVDMWSDFASELTDLAGLDLQYEQNGGLAFCLGDDAFEKRRSDLQRLHNQLGGAEADWRMLDRSELTRLLPNVRLGPDVTGASFGQRDGHANPLQLLAALHAGILRLGGDLRRNAAVRQIAPSEAGFTVAFGNEIVSAPRVLIAAGLGSQALARQVGLEIPLRPQRGQILVTERLEPFLPLPTSGLRQTREGTVMIGATHEETGFDSSATATAAADLSRRTLRIVPGLAEAKLVRQWAGLRIMTPDGCPVYAQSQKHRGAFVALCHSGVTLAALHSTVLADAILAGQLPGSLDIFHQSRFDVPKAA